TGTTAATGGTAGAGCCTGTTAATGTTTGCATTTCCTTATGAGAAAGTCCTATGATAGTGGCTATTTCTGATTGATTTTGAGATTCGTTATTGGGTAAAATATCTATTGTATTTTCATGATTATTGGGGGGATTAATGACAATTTCTTTTCCTTTTTGAATCCGATAATCCTCCACAGTCACAAGTTGCCAAGTGGAATCTTGTGATAGTTCCAAAACCCATTGATGATAATTAAACAAACTTTCTCTATGTCCAACACTAATAAATGTTGTTTTTGTCTCTTGTAACTGTTGATATAAATTTCCTTCATTTTTTAAATCTAAAGCACTGGTTGCTTCATCTAAGATAGTGAAGCTAGGATGAGTAACTAAAAGTCGTGCAAATGCAAGACGTTGTTGTTCTCCCAAAGATAATATATTTTCCCAAGGAACTTCTTTATCAAAGCCATCGATTCGACTGAGTAAGTTTTGTAGATTAACTTGTTGCAAAATATCTTTGATTTCTGCGTCGCTAATTTGACGATTTGGGTTAGGATATGTTAACTGTTCGCGGAGAGTTCCTAAGATTATATAAGGACGTTGGGGTAAAAATAAAACTTCTTCAAGGGGAGGCCGCACCAGACGACCAGTTCCAGCGTTCCACAAACCAGCGATCGCTCTCAATAGAGAACTTTTCCCTCGACCACTGGGGCCAACAATTAATAAACCCTCTCCAGATTGAACAGAAAGTGACAAATTTTCGACAATCACCTGTTCATAGTTGGGGGTTTGTAAAGTGACATTCTCAAAAGCGAGATGGTTTTCTTCTATTGTTTTAATAGTACTCACTTTCTCTGGTTGTTTGGTGACTGCTTCCAGTGCATCCGCAAACTCAGTTAAACGTTCAGCGTAACTAGAAAATCGTCCAGAAGTTCCAAATTCATTGATTAATTCTGCGAGAGCATTAGCAAAAAGATTGCAAGCTAAACTGGCTTGGCCAACTTGTCCAAAATCAATCTCATCATTAATCTGTAAAGGACCGAGTACTATAAATGGAAATATTTGGATAACAGCCTGATATCCTCTGCTAAAAATATCCTGATTTCTTTCCCAATTAATTTTGCGTTTCGCACTGTTCAGGAGATTACTAAGTCTTCGTCGAATTATATTTAATTCTTGGTTTTCTCCCCGAAAGAAAGCTATTGATTCAGCATGATTACGAACATGAGTCAGTCCATAATTGTAGTCAGCTTTACATTCAAGTTCCTCTTGAGTAATCTTATTTAATTCTTGAGTCAAGTAAACAGCAATCACATTACCTATAAGAGTATAAGCAATCAAACAACTTGCAACAAATTGAGAAATTGACCAGACAATTATCAAGAAAACCGCCATTTCCAGCACTTTTTCCAAGAAAGTGGCTGAAAAACTGAGAGCATTTCTGGGAATGGGTTCGATTTCTTGAGCTAGACGTTGATCTGGGTTATCAATATCAGATTTAAAGTTTATTTTATAATAAGCTCGATTGCTAAAATATTTGGCTAAAATTTGATTACTGAGCCATTCGTACCAATCAAGAGCAATTTGTTTTCTGACAAATTTAGAAATTCCTACCAAGAGTGTTACACAAATAAGGGCAACACCATAAACCAATAAAGTATCAACAAATTTAGTAAAATCTTTTTCTTCAACAATCGCATCGACTAAATAGCGGCTGACGAAGCTATTAAAAGCAGTTACGCCCACAAGTGCGATGATTAATAATATCAGGATCAGGAGCATTCCCCATGCACGAATCACGTCGGAAAATGCTCTGATACCTGGCGTAGTTGGATACCAATAAGGACCGGCGATCGCTCTGACGTTCTCCCACAATTGATTAACACCGGACCCTGTAGAATCATTCTTTAACGGTTGATCGCGAAAAGTTTTGGATTGCATGTTGTAAAAATCAGTTGAGGCTCTTGAGGCTGACTGAATAACTTTGATATTTTAATATATTGACTACATCCTTAAGCCGATTTTGGCATAAATCCACAAAAGCTCGCTTTTTTTGATTAAATGGTTTCCATTAGACTTCTCCTTCATCTACTATCAAAGATAGTAATTGTGTGGCTAATAGTTTGACATTGGGTTCATAGAGCATTTGACCGTGGTTTCCAGGTACTGAAATCACCTTGATAGGCTTTTGACTATAGGCTTTCCATCCCCAATCGGGTAGATCGTAATTGGAAATAGCTTGGAGTTCTTGTAAAACAATTTCATGAACTTCTTGGGC
The Gloeotrichia echinulata CP02 DNA segment above includes these coding regions:
- a CDS encoding ATP-binding cassette domain-containing protein produces the protein MQSKTFRDQPLKNDSTGSGVNQLWENVRAIAGPYWYPTTPGIRAFSDVIRAWGMLLILILLIIALVGVTAFNSFVSRYLVDAIVEEKDFTKFVDTLLVYGVALICVTLLVGISKFVRKQIALDWYEWLSNQILAKYFSNRAYYKINFKSDIDNPDQRLAQEIEPIPRNALSFSATFLEKVLEMAVFLIIVWSISQFVASCLIAYTLIGNVIAVYLTQELNKITQEELECKADYNYGLTHVRNHAESIAFFRGENQELNIIRRRLSNLLNSAKRKINWERNQDIFSRGYQAVIQIFPFIVLGPLQINDEIDFGQVGQASLACNLFANALAELINEFGTSGRFSSYAERLTEFADALEAVTKQPEKVSTIKTIEENHLAFENVTLQTPNYEQVIVENLSLSVQSGEGLLIVGPSGRGKSSLLRAIAGLWNAGTGRLVRPPLEEVLFLPQRPYIILGTLREQLTYPNPNRQISDAEIKDILQQVNLQNLLSRIDGFDKEVPWENILSLGEQQRLAFARLLVTHPSFTILDEATSALDLKNEGNLYQQLQETKTTFISVGHRESLFNYHQWVLELSQDSTWQLVTVEDYRIQKGKEIVINPPNNHENTIDILPNNESQNQSEIATIIGLSHKEMQTLTGSTINSIRSKANLGKSITTKDGVTYRYDKDPKLLKWVRV